A region from the Paenibacillus humicola genome encodes:
- the spoVAE gene encoding stage V sporulation protein AE: MVYLWAFLVGGAICVIGQLMFDVAKLTPAHTMATLVVAGAVVDGIGWYDPLVDFAGAGATVPITSFGNALVHGAITEMHRDGWVGVLTGIFDLTSAGISAAIIFSFLAALVVRPKG, from the coding sequence ATGGTGTACTTATGGGCGTTTCTGGTTGGCGGCGCCATCTGCGTCATCGGCCAGCTTATGTTCGATGTGGCGAAGCTGACGCCGGCGCATACGATGGCGACGCTGGTCGTGGCCGGAGCGGTGGTCGACGGGATCGGCTGGTACGATCCGCTCGTCGACTTTGCGGGTGCGGGCGCGACCGTGCCGATTACCAGCTTCGGCAACGCGCTCGTGCACGGAGCGATTACGGAAATGCACCGGGACGGCTGGGTCGGGGTGCTGACCGGTATCTTCGACTTGACGAGCGCCGGCATATCGGCGGCGATCATTTTCTCCTTTCTGGCGGCGCTGGTCGTCCGGCCGAAAGGCTGA
- the spoVAD gene encoding stage V sporulation protein AD, translated as MLRGAQTWWFDRRPVIAGAATVVGPEEGNGPLASDFDLVHPELDMQQKSWEKAERLLLEQASDFALKAAQLDKKRLQFYVGGDLMNQIISSSFAARTIGAPYLGVFGACSTSMESLALAALIVNSGSGQYVLAGTSSHNCTAEKQFRYPTEYGSQKPPTAQFTVTGAGAAVLAHEGSGPVVECATIGKIVDLGIKDPFNMGAAMAPAAVDTIKSHFNDTGRAPGDYDLIVTGDLARVGHKIASDLLAREGVPMDSTVFSDCGLMVYDVDKQSVQAGGSGCACSAVVTYGHLLKRLARGDLNRILVVATGALLSPLSYQQGESIPCIAHAVAIERGQN; from the coding sequence ATGCTCCGGGGCGCACAAACGTGGTGGTTCGACCGGAGGCCCGTCATCGCCGGGGCGGCGACCGTCGTCGGCCCCGAGGAAGGGAACGGTCCGCTCGCGTCCGATTTCGATCTGGTCCACCCCGAGCTCGACATGCAGCAGAAAAGCTGGGAAAAGGCGGAGCGGCTGCTGCTGGAGCAGGCATCCGATTTTGCGCTGAAGGCCGCGCAGCTGGACAAGAAACGGCTGCAATTTTATGTCGGCGGCGATTTGATGAACCAGATCATTTCGAGCAGCTTCGCCGCCCGCACGATCGGCGCGCCTTACCTCGGCGTATTCGGCGCCTGCTCGACTTCGATGGAATCGCTGGCGCTTGCGGCGCTGATCGTCAATTCGGGCTCCGGGCAGTACGTGCTTGCCGGAACGAGCAGCCATAACTGCACGGCCGAGAAGCAGTTTCGCTACCCGACCGAATACGGTTCCCAGAAGCCGCCGACGGCGCAGTTTACCGTTACGGGAGCGGGCGCGGCCGTCCTGGCGCATGAAGGGAGCGGCCCTGTGGTCGAATGCGCGACGATCGGCAAAATCGTCGATCTCGGCATCAAGGACCCGTTCAATATGGGGGCGGCAATGGCGCCGGCGGCGGTCGATACGATCAAGTCGCATTTTAACGATACCGGCAGGGCTCCGGGCGACTACGATTTGATCGTAACGGGAGACCTGGCAAGGGTCGGCCACAAAATCGCATCCGATTTGCTGGCCCGCGAAGGGGTGCCGATGGACAGCACGGTTTTCTCCGACTGCGGCCTGATGGTGTACGATGTCGACAAGCAAAGCGTGCAGGCGGGCGGAAGCGGATGCGCATGCTCGGCCGTCGTGACTTACGGCCATCTGCTGAAGCGGCTCGCGCGCGGCGATCTGAACCGGATTCTCGTGGTGGCTACCGGCGCGCTGCTGTCCCCGCTGTCGTATCAGCAGGGCGAAAGCATCCCGTGCATCGCGCACGCCGTCGCTATCGAACGGGGGCAAAATTAG
- the spoVAC gene encoding stage V sporulation protein AC has translation MSPKEYQAFAKTREPSRSVLANCIRAFLVGGAICLAGQGIQDFFVYVFDMGRKQAANPTVAVLILISVIMTCMGVYDKIAQWAGAGTAVPVTGFANSMCSAALEHRSEGLVLGVGGNMFKLAGSVIVFGTVAAFFVGIIYMALGIKGH, from the coding sequence ATGTCGCCAAAGGAGTATCAGGCGTTCGCCAAAACGCGCGAGCCGTCCCGGTCGGTGCTGGCCAACTGCATCCGCGCCTTTCTCGTCGGGGGCGCCATCTGTCTCGCGGGACAGGGGATTCAGGATTTCTTCGTTTATGTATTCGATATGGGGCGCAAGCAGGCGGCCAATCCGACCGTGGCGGTGCTCATCCTGATCTCCGTCATTATGACCTGCATGGGTGTCTATGACAAGATCGCTCAATGGGCGGGAGCGGGTACGGCCGTTCCCGTTACCGGCTTTGCCAACTCGATGTGTTCGGCGGCGCTCGAGCATCGCAGCGAAGGGCTTGTGCTCGGCGTGGGCGGCAACATGTTCAAGCTGGCCGGTTCGGTCATCGTCTTCGGCACGGTGGCGGCTTTCTTCGTCGGCATCATTTACATGGCGCTCGGCATTAAGGGGCACTGA
- a CDS encoding LacI family DNA-binding transcriptional regulator, translating into MAQKVSMQQIADRLGVSKYTVSQALAGKDGISEATRRQVVAMARALGYQSPPGKAGRDGAAGRGEAVLRSGATGGVPGAACGADADREREQEGGLIDVGLPERHAEEPYFWQRIRQGIEAGCRQYGYRARYFTFRESGGGRPLCVPDGGERAAGYIIAGSCPAEALLELKRTGLPLVLVDHEEPVAFTDAVLNANAEAGRMACHQLMSQGCESIAFVGRDSFAVSFRERWWGCRIAIDDLNGKRTSGYAALKLDRSPRDGGKTAVQLRKWTIPYGSSPWRAALARRLASAAAEKGLPDGFVCANDDIALELVRLLAVQDVRVPGGCRVVGIDNTAASGAAPVPLTTVDLAKEWLGIRAVETFVRRLERPEAPPEKVVLAARLIVRQSG; encoded by the coding sequence ATGGCGCAAAAAGTGTCGATGCAGCAAATCGCCGACCGGCTCGGCGTATCGAAATATACCGTATCGCAGGCGCTGGCCGGCAAGGACGGCATCAGCGAAGCGACCCGGCGGCAGGTGGTGGCGATGGCCCGGGCGCTCGGCTACCAGTCTCCGCCGGGGAAAGCAGGCCGCGACGGAGCGGCCGGAAGAGGCGAAGCGGTCTTAAGAAGCGGAGCGACGGGCGGGGTGCCCGGCGCCGCATGCGGCGCGGATGCGGACCGCGAACGCGAGCAAGAAGGGGGGCTGATCGATGTCGGCCTTCCCGAACGGCATGCCGAGGAGCCGTATTTCTGGCAACGGATCCGCCAGGGCATCGAAGCGGGCTGCAGGCAGTACGGGTACCGCGCGCGTTATTTTACGTTCCGCGAGAGCGGCGGCGGCCGGCCGCTTTGCGTCCCGGACGGCGGCGAACGGGCGGCCGGCTATATTATCGCCGGCAGCTGCCCCGCCGAAGCGCTGCTTGAGCTGAAGCGGACCGGCCTTCCGCTCGTGCTCGTCGATCACGAGGAGCCCGTCGCCTTCACCGATGCGGTGCTGAACGCGAACGCGGAAGCCGGCCGCATGGCCTGCCACCAATTAATGTCGCAGGGCTGCGAGTCTATCGCGTTCGTCGGCCGGGACAGCTTCGCGGTCAGCTTTCGGGAGCGGTGGTGGGGCTGCCGGATCGCCATCGACGATCTGAACGGCAAAAGGACGTCCGGCTATGCCGCTCTGAAGCTGGACCGCTCCCCCAGGGATGGCGGCAAAACGGCCGTTCAGCTGCGCAAATGGACGATTCCGTACGGTTCGTCTCCATGGCGCGCCGCGCTCGCCCGCAGGCTGGCCTCGGCGGCTGCCGAGAAAGGGCTGCCGGACGGCTTCGTCTGCGCGAACGACGATATCGCGCTGGAGCTCGTCCGCCTGCTTGCCGTCCAGGACGTCCGCGTGCCGGGCGGCTGCCGGGTCGTCGGCATCGACAACACGGCGGCGAGCGGCGCCGCGCCCGTTCCGCTGACGACGGTCGATCTGGCCAAGGAATGGCTCGGCATCCGGGCCGTGGAGACGTTCGTGCGCAGACTGGAGCGACCCGAAGCGCCGCCGGAGAAGGTGGTGCTCGCCGCCCGGCTCATCGTCCGGCAGTCGGGATAA
- a CDS encoding alpha-amylase family protein, whose translation MNKGVLFYDAAFPYDGQRPDEAAVRALAGHFEVTGADGLAEQLEHADVLVHLHGSYFPKTAWPAILKHLSRGKGLVLLGGVPFRRPVYKDESGAWQAEPEQTAYHQQLHIHEALAVDVSAVERLSANPDLPLFDGDERLFTIEPAFGLALHVTRASDHPAEMGSGGPMDAHLYPLLKGIGGGALNRELAAPAVLLEHTKGTFAGGRWALVSQVLRESFWLSGGAEALARWAEFAARGVTELWLKPNYGAFEPGERAGLTLQAQHLPSAREGASDEAGAWTFKLRVLKAANSAESDPQPFFAYDEARFAEVWRTETTLTAGRELTFRRLQVEPPVEAGFYAVECEAVSDTGERRTLRQGFWGFDRELLAAGEHLTADRDYFRKEGRPLPIVGMTYMTSDVARKYLFLPNAAVWDRDMAQMKRAGINLIRTGIWTAWRNIMFVDGHPYEEVLRAIDAFLLTAKRHGLEVTFNFFSFAPELWEGVNPYLDPRSVEAQKRFIAAIVSRHAESKHVHWDLINEPSMFDPNRLFQGPRSARDPFERKAFIEWLQQRHDNISTLQERWNMTPDELPSFDAVQLPEPRSVNFNTTEITPKRGGPWLDYSLFSMDMHNRWASQLVETIRRIQPEQLVTVGQDEGLGAQRPSPFFYAEAVDYTTVHSWWKMDALVWDGIFAKTADKPNLIQETGIMYVETPDGRAKRSEAELRNILERKYAYSFSTGGAGAVQWIWNINFYMDNINESHIGALRADGTEKPEADVSYDFGAFMRQIRDLFEGRKLEEVAVIFPYSNDFSSRGHAYESTTRLIRTLAYSMNVHPLGLGEYHLEALGSVRPKLVIVPSPHNFSGAALERLTAYVRESGAALLFTGPLGLDEYWRPAGRLERELGAPAAAAVRNLLREELLELDGRLLPVSFGGGHIADSCKQAGSGPAQLIDAKLGAGRLLWCPLPVELNERGETLEAVYGKALELAGVGRELEWVRGGELPGVYGRKLTFATGALYVFVSELGCDADIEVRDPQTGKRYGFTLEQERTVMFAADASGRITAVYRPHAVQISER comes from the coding sequence ATGAACAAAGGGGTCCTGTTTTACGACGCGGCGTTTCCTTACGACGGCCAAAGGCCGGACGAGGCGGCGGTCCGGGCGCTTGCCGGCCATTTTGAGGTGACCGGCGCGGACGGGCTGGCGGAACAGCTGGAGCATGCAGACGTGCTGGTCCATTTGCACGGCTCCTATTTTCCGAAAACGGCCTGGCCGGCGATTCTGAAGCATCTGTCGCGGGGCAAAGGTCTCGTCCTGCTCGGCGGCGTGCCGTTCCGGCGCCCGGTTTACAAGGACGAAAGCGGCGCCTGGCAGGCTGAACCGGAGCAAACGGCCTACCATCAGCAGCTTCATATTCATGAGGCGCTGGCCGTCGACGTAAGCGCTGTCGAGCGGCTGTCCGCGAATCCCGACCTGCCGCTGTTCGACGGAGACGAGCGGCTGTTCACGATCGAGCCGGCGTTCGGGCTTGCGCTGCACGTGACGCGCGCTTCCGACCATCCGGCCGAAATGGGCTCCGGCGGTCCGATGGACGCGCATCTTTATCCGCTGCTGAAGGGAATCGGCGGAGGCGCATTAAACCGTGAGCTCGCCGCTCCCGCCGTCCTGCTCGAGCATACGAAAGGAACGTTCGCCGGCGGCCGCTGGGCACTGGTCTCGCAGGTGCTACGCGAGTCGTTCTGGCTGAGCGGAGGCGCGGAGGCGCTTGCGCGCTGGGCGGAATTTGCGGCGAGGGGCGTAACCGAGCTGTGGCTGAAGCCGAATTACGGCGCTTTCGAGCCCGGCGAACGTGCGGGACTTACGCTGCAGGCGCAGCATCTCCCGAGCGCCCGCGAAGGCGCCTCGGACGAGGCCGGCGCGTGGACGTTCAAGCTGCGCGTCCTGAAGGCGGCGAATAGCGCGGAAAGCGATCCGCAGCCGTTTTTCGCCTACGACGAAGCGCGCTTCGCGGAAGTGTGGCGGACGGAGACGACGCTGACAGCCGGTCGCGAGCTGACGTTCCGGCGTTTGCAGGTCGAGCCGCCCGTCGAAGCGGGCTTCTACGCCGTTGAATGCGAGGCTGTATCGGACACGGGCGAGCGCCGGACGCTGCGCCAGGGCTTCTGGGGCTTCGACCGGGAGCTGCTCGCCGCAGGCGAACACCTTACCGCGGATCGCGACTATTTCCGCAAAGAAGGCCGCCCGCTGCCGATCGTCGGCATGACCTACATGACGAGCGATGTCGCGCGCAAATATTTGTTCCTGCCGAACGCAGCCGTCTGGGACCGCGACATGGCGCAGATGAAGCGGGCGGGCATCAACCTGATCCGCACGGGCATTTGGACCGCATGGCGCAACATCATGTTCGTCGACGGACATCCGTACGAGGAGGTGCTGCGGGCGATCGACGCCTTCCTGCTGACGGCCAAACGGCACGGGCTGGAAGTGACGTTCAATTTCTTCTCCTTCGCGCCGGAGCTCTGGGAGGGCGTCAACCCGTACCTGGACCCGCGCAGCGTCGAGGCGCAGAAACGGTTTATCGCGGCGATCGTGTCGCGCCATGCGGAGTCGAAGCATGTCCACTGGGATCTGATCAACGAGCCGTCGATGTTCGATCCGAACCGGTTGTTTCAAGGGCCGCGATCGGCGCGCGATCCGTTCGAGCGAAAAGCGTTTATCGAGTGGCTGCAGCAGCGGCACGACAATATCAGTACGCTTCAGGAGCGGTGGAACATGACGCCTGACGAGCTGCCGTCGTTCGATGCGGTGCAGCTCCCCGAACCGCGGAGCGTCAATTTCAACACGACGGAGATTACGCCGAAGCGCGGCGGGCCGTGGCTCGATTATTCGCTGTTCAGCATGGACATGCACAACCGCTGGGCATCGCAGCTGGTCGAGACCATCCGCCGCATCCAGCCGGAGCAGCTCGTGACCGTCGGCCAGGACGAAGGGCTCGGCGCGCAGCGCCCGTCGCCGTTCTTCTACGCCGAAGCCGTCGATTATACGACCGTGCACTCCTGGTGGAAAATGGACGCCCTCGTCTGGGACGGCATTTTCGCGAAAACGGCGGATAAGCCGAACCTGATCCAGGAAACGGGCATCATGTACGTCGAAACGCCGGACGGCCGGGCGAAGCGGAGCGAGGCGGAGCTGCGCAACATTCTCGAGCGCAAGTACGCCTACTCGTTCTCGACGGGCGGCGCGGGCGCCGTGCAGTGGATCTGGAACATCAACTTCTATATGGACAACATTAACGAGTCGCATATCGGCGCGCTGCGGGCGGACGGCACCGAAAAGCCGGAAGCGGACGTTTCGTACGATTTCGGCGCGTTTATGAGGCAAATCCGCGACCTGTTCGAGGGCCGGAAGCTCGAGGAAGTGGCGGTTATATTCCCGTATTCGAACGATTTTTCCAGCCGGGGGCACGCTTACGAATCGACGACGCGGCTGATTCGCACGCTTGCCTATTCGATGAACGTACACCCGCTCGGCCTCGGCGAATATCACCTCGAGGCGCTGGGTTCGGTGCGGCCGAAGCTCGTCATCGTGCCGAGCCCGCACAATTTCAGCGGCGCGGCGCTGGAGCGGCTGACCGCATACGTTCGCGAGAGCGGCGCAGCGCTGCTGTTCACCGGTCCGCTCGGCCTCGACGAATACTGGCGTCCGGCCGGCCGGCTCGAACGCGAGCTCGGGGCGCCGGCGGCAGCCGCCGTCCGCAACCTGCTCCGCGAGGAGCTGCTGGAGCTCGACGGCCGCCTGCTGCCGGTATCGTTCGGCGGCGGCCATATTGCAGACAGCTGCAAGCAGGCCGGGAGCGGGCCGGCGCAGCTCATCGACGCGAAGCTCGGCGCGGGCCGGCTGCTCTGGTGCCCGCTGCCGGTCGAGCTGAACGAGCGCGGCGAAACGCTCGAAGCCGTCTATGGCAAGGCGCTTGAGCTCGCCGGCGTCGGCCGGGAGCTCGAATGGGTGCGGGGCGGCGAGCTTCCCGGCGTGTACGGCCGGAAGCTGACCTTCGCCACCGGCGCACTGTACGTGTTCGTCTCGGAGCTCGGCTGCGACGCCGACATCGAGGTGCGCGACCCGCAGACCGGCAAACGATACGGCTTTACGCTCGAGCAGGAGCGCACGGTAATGTTTGCCGCCGATGCAAGCGGCCGCATCACGGCCGTGTACCGGCCGCATGCCGTACAGATCAGCGAGCGGTAA
- a CDS encoding aldo/keto reductase, with the protein MEYMKLGRTGMDVSRICLGCMSYGAPDRGGHTWTLSEEQSRPFIRKALDLGINFFDTANVYSDGTSEEIVGRALRDFANRDEIVVATKVHGRMHQGPNGAGLSRKAIMAEIDNSLRRLGMDYVDLYQIHRWDNQTPIEETMEALHDVVKAGKARYIGASSMYAWQFLKAQHTAERNGWTRFVSMQNYLNLLYREEEREMLPLCKEEQVGVIPWSPLARGRLTRDWEETSARSETDQFAKALYTVMETADRKVVERVAEVAAGRGVPRAQVALAWVLQKEAVAAPIIGATKPHHLDDAAAAVSLKLTPEEIAKLEEPYVPHPVLGGLN; encoded by the coding sequence ATGGAATATATGAAACTCGGCAGGACCGGGATGGACGTCTCCCGCATCTGTCTGGGCTGCATGAGCTACGGAGCGCCCGACCGCGGCGGGCATACGTGGACGCTCAGCGAAGAGCAGAGCCGCCCTTTTATCCGGAAAGCGCTTGACCTCGGCATCAACTTTTTCGATACCGCAAACGTTTACTCCGACGGCACGAGCGAGGAAATCGTCGGACGCGCGCTGAGGGATTTCGCGAACCGGGACGAAATCGTGGTGGCGACGAAGGTGCACGGCCGGATGCACCAAGGGCCGAACGGCGCCGGGCTTTCCCGCAAGGCGATCATGGCCGAAATCGATAACAGTCTGCGCCGTCTCGGCATGGATTATGTCGACCTGTACCAGATTCACCGGTGGGACAACCAGACGCCGATCGAAGAAACGATGGAAGCGCTGCACGATGTCGTAAAAGCCGGCAAAGCCCGCTATATCGGCGCTTCTTCCATGTACGCCTGGCAATTTCTGAAGGCGCAGCACACCGCCGAGCGCAACGGCTGGACGCGCTTCGTCTCCATGCAGAACTACCTGAACCTGCTGTACCGCGAAGAGGAGCGCGAGATGCTTCCGCTCTGCAAGGAGGAGCAAGTCGGCGTCATCCCGTGGAGCCCGCTCGCCAGGGGCCGTCTGACCCGCGACTGGGAAGAGACGAGCGCCCGGTCGGAGACGGACCAGTTCGCGAAGGCGCTGTATACGGTCATGGAAACGGCGGACCGCAAGGTCGTGGAGCGCGTGGCCGAGGTTGCGGCCGGGCGCGGCGTGCCGCGCGCGCAGGTCGCGCTCGCATGGGTGCTGCAGAAGGAGGCGGTTGCGGCGCCGATTATCGGCGCGACAAAGCCGCATCATCTTGACGACGCCGCTGCCGCGGTATCGCTCAAGCTGACGCCCGAGGAAATCGCAAAGCTCGAAGAGCCGTACGTGCCGCACCCCGTTCTCGGCGGCCTGAACTGA
- a CDS encoding zinc-dependent alcohol dehydrogenase: MKGKAVVFTDKLTVSVREVDLPEPRPDEVVVEPAVSWISKGTESSYLRGERIAGDTASFEGGPTPFPIVPGYQKTGIVREVGSEVAGLRTGDRVFASVSRVNGMFAPAGGHVSPAVTAANQVWKLPEGADFTDYSGLVLTQVGYNCGMKGNLAPGDRAVVLGDGLVGQWTAQTLLHRGVQVLVAGRRDDRLNLLPAEAARLNARRDSLPEAAGDFAGGGTGIAAVVDTVGDLEAVQRLLPLLRRGADFVSAGFYGTRGVIDIQHLRQKEISLHAPSGWVRERMDAALEGIRESWLQTGRLVTHRFPAGRAADAWKLIADNKEPCLGVVLDWE; this comes from the coding sequence ATGAAAGGGAAAGCGGTCGTTTTTACCGATAAGCTGACAGTGTCGGTGCGGGAGGTGGACCTGCCCGAGCCGCGACCGGACGAAGTCGTCGTCGAACCGGCGGTATCCTGGATCAGCAAAGGCACGGAGTCGTCGTATTTGCGCGGCGAGCGGATTGCCGGCGACACGGCCTCTTTCGAAGGAGGACCCACGCCGTTCCCGATCGTGCCCGGCTACCAGAAGACGGGCATCGTCCGCGAGGTCGGCTCCGAGGTCGCCGGCCTGCGGACGGGGGACCGGGTATTCGCGTCCGTAAGCCGCGTTAACGGCATGTTTGCACCTGCAGGCGGACACGTCAGCCCGGCCGTAACGGCGGCCAATCAAGTGTGGAAGCTGCCGGAGGGTGCCGATTTCACCGACTACAGCGGCCTCGTGCTGACGCAGGTCGGCTATAACTGCGGCATGAAAGGGAACCTGGCCCCCGGCGACCGGGCCGTCGTGCTCGGCGACGGGCTTGTCGGCCAATGGACGGCGCAGACGCTGCTGCATCGGGGCGTGCAGGTTCTCGTTGCCGGAAGGCGCGACGACCGGCTGAATCTTCTGCCCGCGGAGGCGGCGCGGCTGAACGCGAGGCGGGATTCGCTGCCGGAGGCAGCGGGCGATTTTGCCGGCGGCGGCACCGGAATTGCCGCTGTCGTCGATACGGTAGGCGATCTGGAGGCGGTGCAGCGGCTTCTTCCGCTGCTGCGGCGCGGCGCGGATTTCGTCTCGGCGGGCTTCTACGGGACGCGCGGCGTGATCGACATCCAGCATCTGCGTCAGAAGGAAATCTCGCTTCATGCGCCGTCCGGCTGGGTGAGGGAGCGAATGGACGCAGCGCTTGAAGGCATCCGCGAGAGCTGGCTGCAAACCGGCAGGCTGGTGACGCACCGTTTTCCCGCCGGCCGTGCGGCCGATGCCTGGAAGCTTATAGCGGACAACAAGGAGCCCTGCCTGGGCGTCGTGCTGGATTGGGAGTAA
- a CDS encoding FAD-dependent oxidoreductase translates to MKVIVIGAGLGGLCLAQGLSQEGIEVEVYEQDPGVEARFQGYRIGLNPSGFEALKSCLPVRLHALLEATSGDLTGPGRLLDEQLNDIRMEGREAKTDAVEESVVIDRHVLRHLLLAGLQEKVHFGKKLTRYETLSDGTVRVCFADSASACCDLLVGADGVGSAVRRQLVGPVEPVDTGLRGVIGRTPLDRRFASLVPGRGTMVSGPGLDMFLGKMQFREPPHLAAEKWAPGVYLPETPSYLRWIMLLPPEHPGVLGQKERKGTAAIATILELIQGWHPDLRELVRQADRDNSGFGPIRALGPVPAWESQAVTMLGDAVHATAATGGNGANTALLDAALLCAKLGEVNRGAASLPPSLEDYNRQVLSCGSDAVQQSLRKADEFQNLGTRVRNARHPR, encoded by the coding sequence ATGAAAGTCATCGTCATCGGTGCGGGTCTGGGCGGATTATGCCTTGCGCAAGGGCTGTCACAGGAAGGAATCGAGGTGGAGGTTTACGAGCAGGATCCGGGAGTGGAGGCACGGTTTCAAGGCTACCGGATCGGATTGAACCCCTCCGGATTCGAAGCGCTGAAAAGTTGTTTGCCGGTACGGCTGCATGCTTTGCTGGAAGCAACCAGCGGGGACCTGACCGGCCCGGGAAGGCTCCTAGACGAGCAGCTGAACGACATTCGGATGGAAGGACGGGAAGCGAAGACCGATGCGGTCGAGGAATCGGTCGTCATTGATCGGCACGTTCTCCGTCATCTTCTGCTCGCCGGCCTTCAGGAAAAGGTTCATTTCGGTAAAAAACTGACCCGATACGAGACGTTGTCCGATGGCACCGTGCGCGTCTGCTTCGCCGACAGCGCATCGGCTTGCTGCGACCTTCTGGTCGGAGCGGACGGCGTGGGGTCCGCGGTGCGCCGGCAGCTCGTCGGACCTGTTGAGCCCGTCGATACAGGACTTCGCGGTGTCATTGGCCGGACTCCGCTCGATCGGAGGTTCGCTTCCCTTGTACCCGGCCGGGGGACCATGGTATCCGGACCCGGACTGGATATGTTTCTGGGCAAAATGCAGTTCCGAGAGCCGCCGCATCTGGCCGCCGAGAAATGGGCTCCCGGCGTCTATTTGCCGGAGACGCCAAGCTATTTGCGGTGGATCATGCTTCTGCCGCCGGAGCATCCGGGCGTGCTCGGGCAGAAGGAGCGGAAAGGCACGGCTGCAATCGCGACGATTCTGGAGCTCATACAAGGCTGGCATCCCGACCTGAGAGAGCTGGTGCGGCAGGCGGACCGCGACAATAGCGGCTTCGGGCCTATTCGCGCTCTCGGGCCTGTGCCCGCGTGGGAGTCTCAAGCGGTCACCATGCTCGGAGATGCCGTCCATGCCACTGCCGCAACCGGCGGAAACGGAGCGAATACGGCTCTTCTCGACGCTGCATTGCTGTGCGCCAAGCTTGGCGAGGTGAACCGGGGAGCGGCTTCCTTGCCGCCTTCCCTGGAAGATTACAATCGGCAGGTTCTCAGTTGCGGTTCGGATGCCGTACAGCAAAGCTTGAGAAAGGCTGACGAATTCCAAAATCTGGGGACCCGCGTGCGGAACGCTCGGCATCCTAGATGA
- a CDS encoding nitroreductase family protein, whose product MEALEAIRTRRSIGKVKPDPVAKETIERILEAGVWAPNHRLTEPWRFFVMTGGGRAKLGGALARIALQGEADPGSPENVAKAESARAKALRAPVVIAAAVTPSEAKGVIELEEYGAVFAAIQNMLLAAHALGLGAVWRTGEPCYGPIMNEVFGLQPKDRMLGFIYLGVPDMTPPEGKRESAASRTQWIED is encoded by the coding sequence ATGGAAGCGTTGGAAGCGATTCGTACAAGACGAAGCATCGGGAAGGTGAAGCCGGATCCGGTCGCGAAGGAGACGATCGAACGGATTTTGGAAGCGGGGGTATGGGCGCCGAATCACCGTCTGACGGAGCCGTGGCGGTTTTTCGTCATGACCGGCGGCGGCCGCGCCAAGCTGGGCGGCGCGCTCGCCCGGATCGCGCTGCAGGGCGAGGCCGATCCCGGCTCGCCGGAAAACGTGGCGAAGGCGGAGTCGGCAAGGGCCAAGGCGCTGCGCGCGCCGGTCGTCATCGCTGCGGCTGTAACGCCTTCCGAAGCGAAAGGCGTCATCGAGCTGGAGGAATACGGCGCCGTCTTCGCCGCGATCCAAAACATGCTGCTTGCGGCGCACGCCCTCGGGCTCGGCGCGGTCTGGCGGACCGGCGAGCCGTGCTACGGCCCGATTATGAACGAAGTGTTCGGCCTGCAGCCGAAGGACAGGATGCTCGGCTTTATCTATTTGGGCGTCCCGGACATGACTCCTCCCGAGGGAAAACGGGAGAGCGCGGCAAGCCGGACGCAGTGGATTGAAGACTAG
- a CDS encoding universal stress protein produces MLFHHVLAAFDGSKAAEKALATAVKLVECKQANRLTVVHVWSAPAMVMADALVTAPASIQRDWAEQAQLLLQEAGDKIVHLPYAHTELLEGRPGEAILDSAERNGCSLIVLGSRGLSPIREFVLGSVSHEVTVRAKVPVLIVK; encoded by the coding sequence ATGCTGTTCCATCATGTTCTTGCCGCCTTCGACGGCTCGAAGGCCGCGGAGAAAGCGCTTGCGACCGCCGTGAAGCTGGTCGAATGCAAACAGGCCAACCGGCTGACCGTCGTCCATGTATGGAGCGCGCCCGCCATGGTCATGGCGGACGCGCTCGTAACCGCACCGGCCTCGATTCAGCGCGACTGGGCCGAGCAGGCGCAGCTGCTGCTTCAGGAGGCCGGGGACAAAATCGTCCATCTTCCCTACGCGCATACCGAGCTGCTCGAAGGGCGCCCGGGGGAAGCGATCCTGGATTCCGCCGAGCGGAACGGCTGCAGCCTGATCGTGCTCGGCAGCAGGGGCTTAAGCCCCATCCGCGAGTTTGTGCTCGGGAGCGTCAGCCACGAGGTGACGGTGCGCGCCAAGGTTCCGGTGCTGATCGTCAAATGA